In a genomic window of Gopherus evgoodei ecotype Sinaloan lineage chromosome 14, rGopEvg1_v1.p, whole genome shotgun sequence:
- the BHLHE23 gene encoding class E basic helix-loop-helix protein 23, translating to MAELKSLGSDPYLALAQSYGQSAFAYGPGRGAAESPRGYAGSGGAFHPTPLGKSAESSGEQSGDEEDAFEPAKRSPAYERGGKLQAGALGKKPKEQRSLRLSINARERRRMHDLNDALDGLRSVIPYAHSPSVRKLSKIATLLLAKNYILMQAQALEEMRRLVAYLNQGQSLSTPLPATLNPFGQSAVYPFSGTALPSCPEKCTAFPGTTSTLCKHCNDKP from the coding sequence ATGGCCGAGCTGAAGTCCCTGGGCAGCGACCCCTACCTGGCCCTGGCTCAGAGCTACGGCCAGTCCGCCTTCGCCTACGGGCCGGGGCGCGGCGCGGCGGAGAGCCCGCGGGGCTACGCGGGCAGCGGCGGGGCTTTCCACCCCACCCCGCTGGGCAAGTCGGCGGAGAGCAGCGGCGAGCAGAGCGGGGACGAGGAGGACGCCTTCGAGCCGGCCAAGCGGAGCCCGGCGTACGAGCGGGGCGGCAAACTGCAGGCGGGCGCCCTGGGGAAGAAGCCCAAGGAGCAGCGCTCGCTGCGGCTCAGCATCAACGCCCGGGAGCGCCGGCGGATGCACGACCTGAACGACGCGCTGGACGGGCTGCGCTCGGTCATCCCCTACGCCCACAGCCCCTCGGTGAGGAAACTCTCCAAAATCgccaccctgctgctggccaagaACTACATCCTCATGCAGGCGCAGGCTCTGGAGGAGATGAGGCGGCTCGTGGCCTATCTGAACCAAGGGCAGAGCCTCAGcacccctctccctgccacaCTCAACCCCTTCGGACAGTCAGCTGTGTACCCCTTCTCGGGCACCGCCCTGCCCAGCTGCCCTGAGAAATGCACTGCCTTCCCTGGGACAACCTCCACGCTCTGCAAACACTGTAATGATAAACCTTGA